Proteins from one uncultured Anaeromusa sp. genomic window:
- a CDS encoding MFS transporter, which yields MSNLWKIYVLTILSFLVGTSQFVIVGILDKIAAYAGVSIATAGQLISAFALASALGTPLLVLTMTRLKLDLRRQLLVSLVILLGGIALTLFFSGFNSLLLARIVLGVGTGVFVATSFAMAANLALPGKQGAAMSSISLGFSSSLVFGVPLGRVIASIYDWQVIFWVLGFLSVTGAVVIKKFFTADAGKAPMPFGQQLGLLKNPQLVAALSITFLVFTSYSVFNTYITPFLASVVTVEEQALSMVLSAIGIASLIGSKLGGRLVDHLGITPTLFGSIAVQGIALASLSLSAGWESLSILLILLWATAAWTFGLTQSVNISLLEPTIASIMLSLNSSCVQLGFAAGATLGGFAVTTSSLAIISGLGAITVFLALCAAVSLKILFGKTAKNKAH from the coding sequence ATGAGTAACCTCTGGAAAATTTACGTACTAACGATTCTTAGTTTTTTAGTAGGCACATCGCAATTTGTTATTGTAGGGATTTTAGATAAAATAGCAGCCTATGCTGGTGTGTCGATAGCAACTGCTGGTCAGCTGATCAGTGCCTTCGCCTTGGCTAGCGCCCTAGGAACACCGCTTCTGGTGTTAACCATGACGCGATTAAAACTAGATTTACGAAGACAGCTATTAGTGTCTTTGGTAATCCTTTTAGGCGGTATTGCCTTAACTCTATTTTTCTCAGGGTTTAACTCTCTGCTATTGGCGCGTATCGTATTAGGTGTTGGAACCGGCGTTTTTGTCGCTACGTCCTTCGCGATGGCGGCAAATCTAGCTTTGCCCGGAAAACAAGGCGCAGCCATGTCGAGTATTTCTTTAGGATTCAGCTCCTCATTGGTTTTTGGGGTTCCTCTTGGGAGGGTAATTGCGTCTATTTATGACTGGCAAGTAATTTTCTGGGTGCTCGGCTTTTTAAGCGTAACAGGAGCCGTAGTCATTAAAAAATTCTTTACGGCAGACGCCGGAAAAGCGCCGATGCCTTTTGGGCAGCAGCTTGGGCTCTTAAAAAACCCACAGCTTGTTGCGGCCTTGAGCATTACCTTTCTGGTGTTTACAAGCTATTCAGTTTTCAATACGTATATTACACCGTTTCTAGCAAGCGTTGTAACTGTCGAGGAGCAAGCATTGAGCATGGTTCTTTCCGCCATCGGGATAGCCAGTTTAATTGGATCTAAGCTAGGCGGGCGTTTAGTCGATCATCTCGGTATTACGCCAACTTTGTTCGGCAGCATAGCTGTTCAAGGGATTGCTTTAGCTTCTTTATCATTAAGCGCAGGATGGGAGTCGCTTTCCATTCTGCTGATTTTATTGTGGGCTACCGCGGCCTGGACATTTGGTTTAACGCAAAGCGTCAACATATCGTTGCTTGAACCTACGATTGCGAGTATTATGCTTAGCTTAAACAGCTCTTGTGTACAGCTTGGGTTTGCCGCAGGCGCTACTCTCGGGGGTTTTGCAGTAACTACATCATCTCTTGCCATAATCAGCGGGCTGGGAGCTATCACTGTTTTCTTGGCCCTATGCGCCGCCGTTTCTTTAAAAATACTTTTTGGGAAAACAGCTAAAAACAAGGCACATTGA
- a CDS encoding 4Fe-4S binding protein has product MKQQKNGPLAVGRVLIPSSILLLFSYSILATSYSWPEPAKLVLWLSRLDPWLILLEMHSTLTLPMWSWLTLVVVLITVYFGRVFCGWFCPLGALLNLTYYFKKFLHLRNRNGAVNRIRRRRLWLLGLFLLSVCSGTALTLLTAPFSLLSHEITRLALGQLPWLLTGIILSSLCFFPRFWCATFCPTGLLLAELASFRRISPQINENCLHCGKCTRECPSQGMDSKHAAKSEDCLNCGRCIENCPQNAITWQRAVSSVSNQQPSLPSRRRLFKLGTALLAGGIVGLTLRPIPLSGEARRLRPPGAIIETDFLATCNRCSRCIKVCPTKGLQAVSIMEGGIAYGTPELIPRKGACELCMMCNSVCPTGAIQPVAPLDATIGIALLNESTCLAWSQGKDCLICKERCPANAISIDEYKRPYIDHERCIGCGACENACPVENSAVIIVPRYD; this is encoded by the coding sequence ATGAAACAACAAAAAAATGGGCCGTTAGCAGTAGGCCGCGTGCTGATTCCTTCTAGCATCTTGCTGCTTTTTTCCTATTCGATTTTGGCTACAAGCTATTCATGGCCAGAACCAGCAAAACTGGTTTTATGGCTTTCACGGTTAGATCCTTGGCTGATACTCCTGGAAATGCACTCCACTTTGACGTTGCCAATGTGGAGCTGGCTGACGCTAGTAGTCGTGCTTATAACCGTCTACTTTGGAAGAGTTTTTTGCGGCTGGTTTTGCCCTCTAGGAGCTTTGCTGAATCTAACGTACTATTTCAAGAAGTTTTTACATCTGCGCAACCGCAACGGTGCTGTAAACAGGATACGGCGGAGACGGTTATGGTTGCTGGGGCTTTTCCTTTTGAGCGTGTGCTCCGGGACGGCGCTTACCCTATTGACTGCACCATTCTCGTTGTTAAGCCATGAAATCACACGACTGGCTTTAGGACAGTTGCCTTGGCTGTTAACCGGAATCATACTATCTAGTTTATGTTTTTTTCCTCGTTTTTGGTGTGCCACGTTTTGTCCGACAGGTCTTCTTTTGGCTGAATTAGCTTCTTTCCGCCGAATAAGTCCCCAGATAAATGAAAACTGTCTGCATTGCGGCAAATGCACCCGGGAATGTCCAAGCCAAGGGATGGACAGTAAGCATGCTGCAAAAAGCGAAGATTGTTTAAACTGTGGACGCTGCATTGAAAACTGCCCTCAAAATGCGATTACCTGGCAAAGAGCAGTCTCGTCCGTTTCAAACCAGCAACCTTCCTTGCCTTCGCGACGCCGGCTTTTTAAGCTGGGAACCGCACTGCTAGCGGGTGGCATAGTGGGTTTGACGCTACGCCCCATACCCTTAAGTGGTGAAGCTCGACGACTGCGTCCTCCTGGAGCGATTATAGAGACTGATTTTTTAGCGACATGCAACCGCTGCAGCCGCTGTATAAAAGTGTGCCCCACCAAAGGCTTACAAGCCGTCTCCATAATGGAAGGAGGCATCGCCTATGGAACACCGGAGCTTATCCCCAGAAAGGGCGCCTGCGAACTGTGCATGATGTGCAACAGCGTTTGTCCGACGGGAGCTATTCAGCCAGTTGCCCCTCTAGATGCAACAATCGGCATCGCCTTATTGAATGAATCAACCTGTCTGGCCTGGAGTCAGGGAAAGGATTGCTTGATTTGCAAAGAACGCTGTCCGGCTAATGCTATCTCTATTGACGAATACAAACGTCCTTATATTGATCATGAACGCTGTATCGGGTGCGGCGCTTGTGAAAATGCTTGTCCTGTAGAAAATTCCGCAGTTATCATCGTGCCCCGTTATGATTGA
- a CDS encoding DUF362 domain-containing protein, translating to MNRRNFIKLAMATGATITVLPGCIFDSPRPVVPEQNKSEKGQVPSELKAKMAIVSGEDVESIIKKGFAAMGGIGSYIKSGALVTIKPNFSSTRGPDAGVTTNPLLVGAVVKQCLEAGAKEVRVIDHTFYAGELCLRMSGMEAAVRQVGGKAYTINSQTGEFYSSVNLNGTILKTADYAKDVLDADVFINMPILKQCDPTGISAGLKNLMGIVWDRNIFHQTDLHQTIAELSAFKKPTLTIMDALKGITANGPSGPGPIQEWKQVVFSTDMLAADAYGASLLGMNAADIKHLAIASKLSVGNLDWNRIEVLKA from the coding sequence ATGAATCGACGGAATTTCATCAAGCTGGCAATGGCCACCGGAGCTACCATTACCGTGCTACCAGGTTGTATTTTTGATTCGCCTCGTCCAGTTGTGCCTGAGCAAAACAAAAGTGAAAAAGGGCAAGTTCCAAGTGAACTCAAAGCAAAAATGGCAATTGTAAGCGGGGAGGATGTCGAAAGTATAATCAAAAAAGGCTTTGCGGCCATGGGGGGGATCGGAAGCTATATAAAATCAGGAGCGTTAGTAACAATTAAGCCAAACTTCAGTAGCACCCGCGGACCTGATGCAGGCGTAACTACCAACCCGCTGTTGGTGGGCGCTGTAGTAAAGCAATGTCTGGAAGCCGGAGCGAAAGAAGTGCGGGTTATCGACCATACCTTTTATGCCGGTGAACTGTGTCTGCGCATGAGCGGCATGGAAGCAGCTGTACGTCAAGTAGGCGGCAAAGCCTACACTATCAACTCACAGACAGGAGAGTTTTATAGCAGCGTCAATCTCAACGGGACTATTTTGAAAACAGCGGATTATGCTAAAGATGTGCTGGATGCGGATGTCTTTATCAATATGCCGATTTTAAAGCAATGCGATCCTACGGGCATCTCTGCCGGTTTGAAAAATTTAATGGGTATTGTTTGGGATCGAAATATTTTTCATCAAACCGACTTACATCAAACCATCGCTGAACTATCAGCTTTTAAAAAGCCTACACTGACCATTATGGATGCCCTTAAAGGTATTACCGCCAATGGACCTTCCGGGCCAGGACCGATCCAAGAATGGAAGCAGGTGGTCTTTAGTACAGATATGCTGGCTGCTGATGCCTACGGAGCCAGCTTGCTGGGTATGAACGCTGCAGACATCAAGCATTTAGCCATAGCCTCTAAGCTTAGCGTAGGCAATTTAGACTGGAATCGTATCGAGGTGTTGAAAGCATAG